From one Phocaeicola salanitronis DSM 18170 genomic stretch:
- a CDS encoding YqaA family protein — MDAFLQLLTEWGYMGMFISAFLAGTILPFSSEAVLLACIGLGLDPVWSTISTTAGNALGGITCYWIGHLGKTEWIEKYLKVDKKQMDRAERFIHGRGSWMALFSFLPVIGDAILIVLGWMRANVWIVALSMTIGKLARYAILVAATLGVIELI; from the coding sequence ATGGATGCATTTCTTCAACTTCTGACCGAATGGGGCTATATGGGGATGTTTATCTCCGCTTTCTTAGCAGGAACGATTCTGCCTTTCTCGTCCGAAGCCGTGCTGCTGGCATGCATTGGATTAGGATTAGACCCTGTTTGGTCTACAATTTCCACCACAGCCGGCAATGCATTGGGCGGAATCACCTGCTATTGGATAGGGCACTTAGGCAAAACAGAATGGATAGAAAAATACCTGAAAGTAGACAAAAAGCAGATGGACCGGGCAGAACGCTTTATCCACGGACGCGGCTCGTGGATGGCACTGTTCTCGTTCTTGCCCGTCATAGGCGATGCCATCCTCATCGTATTAGGCTGGATGCGTGCCAACGTATGGATTGTCGCCCTGTCAATGACCATCGGGAAATTGGCACGTTATGCCATTCTTGTGGCAGCAACGCTGGGGGTAATTGAATTAATTTAA
- the mnmD gene encoding tRNA (5-methylaminomethyl-2-thiouridine)(34)-methyltransferase MnmD, which yields MNIEQTADGSNTLFVPELNEHYHSIKGALTESEHIFIRMGLEHHPSPSPRILEIGFGTGLNAFLTLLHAEKAQRTVHYTTLERYPVTPELIESLAYPERICPERAADFYALHRAAWGKDVHLTPYYILHKVQTDFTTYNFTDTYDIIYFDAFAPEKQPEMWTQDLFARLFNCLRPGGILTTYCAKGAVRRTLQAVGFTVERLPGPPEGKREILRASKT from the coding sequence ATGAATATCGAACAAACTGCCGACGGAAGCAATACGCTCTTCGTCCCTGAACTGAACGAACATTACCACTCCATAAAAGGAGCTTTGACCGAATCGGAACACATCTTTATCCGAATGGGACTGGAACACCATCCCTCACCTTCACCACGCATATTAGAAATAGGTTTCGGTACCGGACTGAATGCTTTTCTTACCTTGCTCCATGCCGAAAAAGCACAGCGCACCGTCCATTATACCACCCTTGAACGTTATCCGGTAACTCCCGAGTTAATAGAAAGCCTTGCCTATCCTGAACGGATTTGTCCCGAACGTGCCGCTGATTTCTATGCATTGCACCGCGCGGCGTGGGGAAAAGATGTCCACCTTACACCTTATTATATATTACATAAAGTACAAACTGATTTCACTACATACAATTTCACCGACACATACGATATCATCTATTTCGATGCATTCGCACCCGAAAAGCAACCAGAGATGTGGACACAAGACCTCTTTGCACGCCTTTTCAACTGCCTTCGCCCCGGAGGTATCCTCACCACCTACTGTGCCAAAGGTGCAGTGCGACGCACCCTTCAAGCCGTAGGTTTCACAGTAGAACGCTTACCCGGTCCACCTGAGGGGAAACGCGAAATATTGCGGGCAAGCAAGACATAG